From the genome of Flavobacterium ovatum, one region includes:
- a CDS encoding glycoside hydrolase family 3 C-terminal domain-containing protein: MKYYSKPLLAFVVGCTFFISNEVQSQNHYNSIDRTNFKWENIDLTNAQRIDALVGAMTLEEKVSQMLDVCPSIPRLGIPEYNWWNEALHGIARNGRATVFPQAIGLGATFDDGLIQRVANAISDEARAKYNEAIKIDNRSRYAGLTFWSPNVNIFRDPRWGRGQETYGEDPYLTSRIGVAFVKGLQGDNPKYMKAAACAKHYAVHSGPEESRHEFNAVVSKKDLFETYLPAFKALVQEAKVEGVMGAYNRTLGEACSGSPYLLQEILKKEWGFKGYIVSDCGAIQDFHQFHKITKTPEESAALALINGTNINCGNVYKVLKSALSQGLVTQELIDIRLKESLATRFKLGMFDPIGTNPYDKIDASVVDSEPHRKLALEAAQKSIVLLKNSNNVLPINKKTRTVYVVGPNASSEEVLLGNYYGVSSSTQTILDGIVGKVSPGTSINYKMGVMPFSKNNNPIDWSTGEAKNSDVCIAVMGISGLLEGEEGEAIASDDKGDKKSLRLPQNQIDYLKKLKKGSKKPLVLVLTGGSPIAIPEIHDIADAILFVWYPGEEGGNAVADVLFGDVAPSGKLPITFPKSETQLPAFDDYNMAGRTYKYMTEEPLYPFGFGLSYTTFEYKNLKINKDFTVTVDVSNTGKTDSEEVIQLYISSPLAGKGDPIYDLKSFKRELLKAGETKTVSFALNKTTFNQVDQNGKSIVRKGNYSLYIGGCLPSQRSIDLGANPFIKTNLKL, from the coding sequence ATGAAATATTATTCAAAACCACTACTGGCATTTGTAGTAGGCTGTACTTTTTTTATTTCGAATGAAGTACAATCACAAAACCATTACAACTCCATAGATCGCACAAACTTTAAATGGGAGAATATCGATTTAACCAATGCACAGCGTATTGATGCTTTGGTAGGTGCCATGACTTTGGAAGAGAAAGTGTCTCAAATGTTAGATGTCTGCCCTTCAATTCCAAGATTAGGAATTCCAGAATACAACTGGTGGAACGAAGCCCTACATGGAATTGCCAGAAATGGTAGAGCAACCGTTTTTCCGCAAGCGATTGGTCTGGGAGCGACTTTTGACGATGGTCTAATTCAGAGAGTAGCCAATGCAATCTCAGACGAAGCCAGAGCAAAATACAACGAAGCCATCAAAATTGATAACCGCAGTCGTTATGCAGGTTTGACTTTTTGGTCGCCTAATGTCAATATATTTAGAGATCCACGTTGGGGTCGTGGTCAAGAAACCTACGGCGAAGATCCCTATTTAACCAGCCGCATTGGTGTTGCATTTGTAAAAGGATTACAAGGAGATAATCCAAAATACATGAAAGCTGCCGCTTGCGCCAAACATTATGCAGTGCATTCAGGTCCTGAGGAATCGAGACATGAATTTAATGCTGTGGTTTCCAAGAAAGATTTATTCGAAACCTATTTACCCGCTTTCAAAGCCTTAGTACAAGAGGCAAAAGTCGAAGGAGTGATGGGCGCGTACAATAGAACACTGGGCGAAGCTTGTTCTGGTAGTCCGTATTTATTGCAGGAAATTCTAAAAAAAGAATGGGGTTTCAAAGGATATATTGTTTCCGATTGTGGTGCAATTCAAGATTTTCACCAATTTCATAAAATCACAAAAACTCCTGAAGAATCAGCTGCTTTGGCTTTGATTAATGGTACCAATATCAATTGCGGAAATGTATATAAAGTTTTAAAAAGTGCACTGAGCCAAGGTTTAGTAACACAAGAATTAATTGATATTCGATTGAAAGAAAGTTTGGCTACCCGTTTCAAATTAGGAATGTTTGATCCTATTGGAACCAATCCTTATGATAAAATTGATGCCTCGGTGGTCGATTCTGAGCCACATCGTAAACTAGCGCTTGAGGCGGCTCAAAAGTCAATTGTACTATTGAAAAATAGCAATAATGTCTTGCCAATCAATAAAAAAACTAGAACTGTGTATGTGGTTGGGCCAAACGCATCTAGTGAAGAGGTTTTACTCGGGAATTATTATGGTGTATCAAGCAGTACCCAAACCATTTTGGACGGAATAGTTGGTAAAGTGAGTCCAGGAACGAGCATCAATTATAAAATGGGAGTCATGCCTTTTTCGAAAAATAATAATCCAATTGATTGGTCTACGGGTGAGGCTAAAAACTCAGATGTCTGCATTGCAGTAATGGGAATTTCAGGATTATTGGAAGGGGAAGAAGGAGAAGCTATTGCATCGGATGATAAAGGAGATAAAAAATCATTGCGACTACCACAAAATCAAATTGATTACTTGAAGAAATTAAAGAAAGGAAGTAAAAAGCCATTGGTATTGGTACTAACTGGAGGTAGCCCCATTGCTATTCCAGAAATTCATGATATTGCTGATGCTATTTTGTTCGTGTGGTATCCAGGTGAAGAAGGCGGTAATGCCGTTGCAGATGTTTTGTTTGGAGACGTTGCGCCATCTGGAAAACTACCCATCACTTTCCCGAAATCAGAAACGCAATTACCCGCTTTTGACGATTACAACATGGCTGGGCGTACGTATAAATACATGACCGAAGAGCCTTTGTATCCATTTGGATTTGGGTTGTCTTACACTACTTTCGAATATAAAAACCTTAAAATCAATAAAGATTTTACCGTAACTGTCGACGTAAGCAATACCGGAAAAACAGATTCTGAAGAGGTAATTCAGTTGTACATAAGTTCGCCATTGGCAGGAAAAGGAGATCCTATTTATGATTTAAAATCCTTTAAAAGAGAACTTTTGAAAGCAGGCGAAACCAAAACAGTCAGCTTCGCTTTGAACAAAACCACTTTTAACCAAGTTGATCAAAATGGAAAATCCATTGTGCGCAAAGGCAATTATTCCTTGTATATTGGAGGTTGCTTGCCATCGCAACGAAGTATTGATCTAGGAGCTAATCCTTTTATAAAAACCAATTTAAAACTATAA
- a CDS encoding alpha-L-fucosidase: MNLKKLNLMIPIAAVLLIASCKPTQSGSSKVTANGKPKYEANWASIKANYKDPAWFNKAKFGIFIHWGAYSVPEFGSEWYPRNMYMDSIKFSAQLKPDMKGAAKEYFHHKEVWGDQKKFGYKDFIPMFKGEKFNAKEWIDLFKKSGAKYVIPVAEHHDGFAMYKSTVTRWNAVDMGPKRDILGELFKAGRDKGMIMGASSHFAFNWSYYNKKDKFDTTDPLYSDLYSKKGKNINEPTSAEFKDLWWRRTKEIIDVYQPDILWFDFMLDIPDFADQRPKLAAYYYNKGIEWGKEVVLQDKNFSHEAFPEGTVVYDLERGKLPGIRKLPWQTDTSIGKNSWSYVSNWESKTANEIVDDLVDIISKNGCLLLNVGPKSDGTIPQDQKDILLQIGSWLDMNGEAVYDTHYWKTFGEGPTEVKKGHHSEGNNKGLSSKDIRFTEKDNKLYAIVLDWPKDGFVNIETLAKNATYAKDLKIKNISVLGSKEKIEWNQTDKGLKVKMPNAKPGDFAYTIAITL; encoded by the coding sequence ATGAATTTAAAGAAACTCAACTTAATGATCCCAATAGCTGCTGTGCTGCTTATTGCGTCATGTAAACCTACCCAATCGGGTTCTTCGAAAGTTACCGCTAACGGAAAGCCTAAATACGAAGCAAATTGGGCATCTATTAAAGCTAACTACAAAGATCCAGCATGGTTCAACAAAGCCAAATTTGGAATTTTTATCCACTGGGGAGCATACTCTGTTCCTGAATTTGGATCTGAATGGTATCCACGTAATATGTATATGGATTCTATCAAATTCTCAGCTCAATTGAAACCAGATATGAAAGGGGCTGCAAAAGAGTATTTTCACCACAAAGAAGTATGGGGTGATCAAAAGAAATTTGGTTACAAAGATTTTATTCCAATGTTCAAAGGAGAAAAATTTAATGCTAAAGAATGGATAGATTTATTCAAAAAATCAGGAGCTAAATATGTAATTCCTGTAGCAGAACACCATGATGGTTTTGCGATGTACAAATCTACTGTTACCAGATGGAATGCTGTTGACATGGGACCAAAAAGAGATATCTTAGGGGAGTTATTTAAAGCAGGACGTGACAAAGGGATGATCATGGGAGCTTCTTCTCACTTTGCTTTCAACTGGTCTTACTATAACAAGAAAGATAAATTTGACACCACAGATCCTCTGTATTCAGATTTATATTCGAAAAAAGGAAAAAATATTAACGAGCCTACGTCAGCTGAATTTAAAGATTTATGGTGGAGAAGAACGAAAGAAATCATTGATGTATATCAACCAGATATTTTATGGTTTGATTTTATGTTAGATATTCCAGATTTTGCAGATCAAAGACCAAAACTGGCTGCTTATTATTACAACAAAGGTATCGAATGGGGTAAAGAAGTTGTTTTACAAGACAAAAACTTTTCGCATGAAGCTTTCCCAGAAGGAACAGTAGTGTATGACCTAGAAAGAGGAAAACTACCAGGTATTAGAAAACTGCCTTGGCAAACTGATACTTCAATTGGAAAAAATTCTTGGAGTTATGTAAGCAACTGGGAGTCTAAAACGGCTAACGAAATTGTAGATGATTTAGTTGATATTATTTCAAAAAATGGTTGTTTGTTATTGAATGTTGGACCAAAATCTGACGGTACGATTCCACAAGACCAAAAAGATATTTTACTTCAAATTGGAAGTTGGTTGGATATGAACGGAGAAGCTGTTTATGATACGCATTACTGGAAAACTTTTGGAGAAGGACCAACTGAAGTTAAAAAAGGTCACCACTCTGAAGGAAACAACAAAGGTTTATCATCAAAAGATATTCGTTTCACAGAAAAAGACAATAAATTGTATGCAATTGTTTTGGACTGGCCAAAAGATGGATTTGTAAACATTGAAACACTTGCAAAAAATGCTACTTATGCTAAAGATTTAAAAATCAAAAACATTAGCGTATTAGGAAGTAAAGAGAAAATCGAATGGAATCAAACTGATAAAGGTTTGAAAGTAAAAATGCCAAACGCTAAACCTGGAGATTTTGCTTATACGATTGCGATTACACTTTAA
- a CDS encoding DUF5060 domain-containing protein, which yields MKALLKLTALALLLFSIQISSQITSIKYKSNQNSSIPKWEVLDIIITTKSNQKSPFTTRFGATFNHKNGTTQEVPGFYNGNNEWVIRFSSSLEGEWNYVTFADDKALDNKQGKVTVTKNKADNHGGIVINKDKPQNFFYQDGTPYFLLAFECDWLFALDYKNDKATPKSEHLLNLIKENGFNQVVMNVFSYDVSWKKDPKLKDHPEHEFGGPQDIYPFLGNNKKPDFSSLNPEFFKKLDRTISLMHDKRIASHLMIYVWNKLVAWPDMDTEADNMYFDYVIKRYQAFPNVVWDISKEALFYGRADEKYINGRIERARKGDKFNRLLSVHDFKFCSKYPENVDFISTQDWSDNLYNKMLEAKTKFKKPVFNIEHGGYEESPYVVFTGDYINAEHCLRRNYMCLFAGVYTTYYWQGTSWNAIIYNPYEQPVDFMKPKFEYFKHMEKLFTMVDFGKMKPTPQKNGSAYNLTSEDGAVTLMYVNKENYGFNAWHLKPEHGDRTMQWFNVITGELTPETGNIKGEKFISPWSNQADSILISRLKAKKV from the coding sequence ATGAAAGCACTATTGAAATTAACTGCTCTTGCCCTACTACTCTTTTCGATTCAAATCAGTAGCCAAATAACTTCCATAAAATACAAATCGAACCAAAATAGTAGTATTCCAAAATGGGAAGTTTTAGATATAATAATTACTACCAAATCAAACCAAAAATCACCATTTACAACTCGATTTGGAGCGACTTTCAACCATAAAAATGGAACAACACAAGAAGTTCCTGGATTTTACAATGGAAATAATGAATGGGTAATTCGCTTTTCTAGTTCTCTAGAAGGTGAATGGAACTATGTCACTTTTGCAGATGATAAAGCATTAGATAATAAACAAGGAAAAGTCACTGTAACCAAAAACAAGGCAGACAACCATGGAGGAATAGTAATTAATAAAGACAAACCGCAAAACTTTTTTTACCAAGATGGAACCCCTTATTTCCTATTGGCATTTGAGTGTGATTGGTTATTTGCTTTGGATTATAAAAATGATAAAGCAACCCCAAAATCAGAGCATTTATTGAACCTTATTAAAGAGAATGGGTTCAATCAAGTAGTGATGAATGTCTTTTCTTATGATGTGAGTTGGAAAAAAGATCCGAAATTAAAAGACCATCCTGAACATGAATTTGGTGGACCTCAGGACATTTATCCTTTTTTAGGAAATAATAAAAAACCAGATTTTAGCAGTTTGAATCCTGAATTTTTCAAAAAGTTAGACCGAACCATCAGTTTGATGCATGACAAAAGAATCGCCTCTCACTTGATGATTTATGTTTGGAACAAATTGGTCGCTTGGCCAGATATGGATACAGAAGCTGATAATATGTATTTTGATTATGTCATCAAAAGGTATCAAGCTTTTCCGAATGTGGTTTGGGACATTTCTAAAGAAGCATTATTTTACGGTAGAGCCGATGAAAAATACATCAATGGTCGCATTGAGCGTGCTAGAAAAGGGGATAAATTCAATCGATTATTGTCGGTACATGATTTTAAATTTTGTTCGAAATACCCAGAAAATGTAGATTTTATTTCCACTCAAGATTGGTCTGATAATTTATACAACAAAATGCTGGAGGCAAAAACCAAATTCAAAAAACCAGTTTTCAATATTGAACATGGTGGGTATGAAGAATCACCATATGTGGTATTTACAGGAGATTATATAAATGCTGAACATTGTTTGCGACGCAATTATATGTGTCTTTTTGCAGGTGTTTACACAACATATTACTGGCAAGGAACATCATGGAACGCTATAATTTACAATCCATATGAGCAACCAGTAGATTTTATGAAACCCAAGTTTGAGTACTTCAAACACATGGAAAAATTATTTACAATGGTCGATTTTGGTAAAATGAAACCTACTCCTCAAAAAAATGGAAGTGCGTATAATTTAACTTCAGAGGATGGAGCTGTAACTTTAATGTATGTTAATAAAGAAAACTACGGATTCAATGCTTGGCATCTAAAACCAGAGCACGGGGATCGCACGATGCAATGGTTTAATGTAATAACAGGAGAGTTGACTCCCGAAACGGGGAATATAAAAGGAGAAAAGTTCATCTCACCTTGGTCTAATCAAGCGGATTCGATACTTATATCAAGATTAAAAGCCAAAAAAGTCTAG
- a CDS encoding sulfatase, with product MIPKTFATCVLALVISTNINAQKNSKKTQKPNIIYIMSDDHTTQAFGIYGSRLAKLNPTPTLDKIANEGIIFDNCFVNNSICTPSRAAIMSGQYSQANGVLDLEGELPMDRQYLPIELKKLGYQTALIGKWHLHDQPNFDYYSVLTQHGGQGSYFDPYLTESGTPYANPDAGDKIGKQYKGHSSDVITDISINWLKNKRDKNKPFVLFHQFKAPHDNFEYAPRYKDYLEDTEIPEPASLYYNGNNGSIATRGANDSLLHVIGSSVSKRNTIRSQGMMLWNKSSLKNSDPNFDPAKKIRDDMSPNAYTHATYQEYLKRYLRCVKGVDDNVARLIEFLKKEGLYENTIIVYTGDQGFMLGEHDYIDKRWMYEESMRMPFFIRYPEKIKAGQRTNAIINNTDFAPTLIELAGGKAPKQMQGHSFKTILETGKEPAGWQQSTYYRYWMHMAHSHANPAHFGLRTKKYKLIFFYGKYWVDTKDPKADWNKKSWGNLFEMDTPAAWEFYDLSKDPEEMNNAYNNPAYKEVIADLKLQLAAKRKELKEEDGKKFPHIQKVIDQHWND from the coding sequence ATGATTCCTAAAACATTTGCAACTTGTGTTCTTGCATTGGTGATTTCTACCAATATAAATGCTCAAAAAAATTCAAAAAAAACTCAAAAACCCAACATCATCTACATCATGTCGGATGATCATACCACTCAAGCATTTGGTATATATGGAAGTCGATTGGCAAAATTAAACCCCACTCCTACTTTAGATAAAATTGCAAACGAAGGAATTATATTTGATAATTGCTTTGTGAATAACTCTATCTGTACACCAAGTAGGGCAGCTATCATGTCAGGTCAATACAGCCAGGCCAATGGCGTCTTAGATCTTGAAGGAGAATTACCAATGGACAGACAATATTTACCTATTGAGTTGAAGAAATTAGGATACCAAACAGCATTAATAGGAAAGTGGCATTTACATGATCAACCCAATTTTGATTACTACAGCGTGTTGACGCAGCACGGAGGACAAGGGTCTTATTTTGATCCGTATTTAACAGAATCTGGAACACCTTATGCAAATCCAGATGCAGGAGATAAAATTGGGAAACAATACAAAGGTCATAGCTCTGATGTAATTACAGATATTTCGATCAATTGGTTAAAAAATAAGAGAGACAAAAATAAACCGTTTGTATTATTTCACCAATTCAAAGCACCACATGATAATTTTGAATACGCTCCTCGTTACAAAGATTATCTGGAGGATACCGAAATTCCAGAACCAGCAAGTTTGTATTACAACGGTAACAATGGATCAATCGCTACTAGAGGCGCCAATGATTCGTTGCTACATGTTATAGGATCATCCGTTTCTAAAAGAAATACCATCAGAAGTCAAGGAATGATGTTATGGAACAAAAGTTCCCTTAAAAATTCAGACCCTAATTTCGATCCAGCTAAAAAAATTAGAGATGATATGTCTCCAAATGCGTACACTCACGCTACGTACCAAGAGTACCTAAAACGTTATTTGCGTTGTGTAAAAGGTGTCGATGATAATGTAGCGCGATTAATCGAATTCCTGAAAAAAGAAGGACTTTATGAGAACACTATTATTGTGTATACTGGTGACCAAGGATTTATGCTAGGAGAGCACGATTATATTGATAAAAGATGGATGTATGAAGAATCCATGCGTATGCCATTTTTTATAAGATATCCAGAAAAAATTAAAGCGGGTCAACGAACCAATGCTATTATCAACAATACCGATTTTGCTCCAACTTTAATCGAATTAGCGGGAGGAAAAGCACCAAAACAAATGCAAGGCCACAGTTTTAAAACCATTCTTGAAACCGGAAAAGAGCCTGCAGGTTGGCAACAATCTACCTACTACAGGTACTGGATGCACATGGCACACTCCCATGCAAATCCTGCACATTTTGGACTTCGTACCAAAAAATATAAACTAATCTTTTTTTACGGAAAATATTGGGTAGATACTAAAGATCCAAAAGCAGATTGGAATAAAAAAAGTTGGGGAAATCTTTTTGAAATGGATACACCAGCAGCTTGGGAATTTTATGATTTATCAAAAGATCCAGAGGAAATGAATAATGCCTATAATAATCCAGCCTATAAGGAGGTTATTGCCGACTTGAAATTACAATTGGCTGCAAAAAGAAAAGAATTAAAAGAAGAAGATGGAAAAAAATTCCCTCACATTCAAAAAGTGATTGACCAACATTGGAATGACTAA
- a CDS encoding T9SS type A sorting domain-containing protein, whose product MIKKILLLTVLIMSTIVFAQTAPTVTWISNHTTLEIGKNYTFSASYDAGNDGAGTNYTVGKPGGGNILQYSIQLKNAAGSSSWKAGVNDATATGTNSGTSTKAWTIPATIGNPAVAFPTSAQLAPGEYYVLRVGFQNSNLQWSSGAVEQNITIVAPSGDAWSWDASPMSFNSATSLAVPIKYTSDTDIAVDGIKFIFWTETRGTVNDVNLFSDVWHGAVTNSTVLPAGTNVSAILNVNVPAALINSSTGSMYLSSELGPVFDPNAGDAGNNYVNHASTPAPTYIYMFRIADGTDPNFTPVKPNTTDFTVTTSLGLKKSNLSEINVFPNPTSDYVTLPNIDGVKTISIVNSLGQIIKSIPAQKTIDLSGLKKGVYLLKTDNGQSAKIIKK is encoded by the coding sequence TTTGCACAAACCGCACCAACTGTAACTTGGATTTCAAATCATACCACACTTGAAATTGGAAAAAACTACACCTTCTCTGCTAGCTATGATGCTGGTAATGATGGCGCAGGTACAAATTACACGGTAGGTAAACCTGGTGGTGGCAATATTCTGCAATACAGTATTCAGTTAAAAAATGCTGCAGGTTCATCTAGTTGGAAAGCAGGTGTAAATGATGCAACAGCTACAGGTACAAATTCTGGGACATCAACAAAAGCATGGACTATACCAGCTACAATTGGTAATCCTGCGGTCGCGTTTCCTACTAGTGCGCAATTAGCACCAGGTGAATATTACGTTTTAAGAGTGGGGTTCCAAAATAGCAATTTGCAATGGTCTAGTGGTGCGGTAGAACAAAATATTACGATCGTAGCTCCTTCTGGCGATGCATGGTCGTGGGATGCAAGTCCTATGAGTTTTAATTCAGCAACATCTTTGGCTGTTCCAATTAAGTACACTTCAGATACAGATATTGCTGTAGACGGAATAAAATTTATTTTTTGGACAGAAACTAGAGGGACTGTAAATGATGTAAATCTGTTTTCAGATGTGTGGCATGGTGCAGTAACTAACAGTACTGTCTTACCAGCAGGAACAAATGTTTCTGCAATTTTGAATGTAAATGTACCTGCTGCTTTAATTAATAGTAGTACGGGGTCAATGTATTTATCATCAGAGTTAGGACCTGTATTTGATCCGAATGCCGGAGATGCTGGAAATAATTATGTGAATCATGCTTCAACACCTGCACCTACTTATATTTATATGTTTAGAATTGCAGATGGAACTGATCCAAATTTCACCCCAGTAAAACCAAATACTACTGATTTTACAGTTACAACATCATTGGGACTTAAAAAATCAAACCTAAGCGAAATTAATGTTTTTCCAAACCCAACATCAGATTATGTGACATTACCGAATATTGATGGTGTAAAAACGATTTCTATCGTTAATAGTTTAGGACAAATAATAAAATCAATCCCTGCTCAAAAAACTATTGATTTATCAGGATTGAAAAAAGGAGTTTATTTGCTGAAAACAGACAATGGTCAATCTGCCAAAATAATTAAAAAATAA